A single Phragmites australis chromosome 4, lpPhrAust1.1, whole genome shotgun sequence DNA region contains:
- the LOC133916737 gene encoding uncharacterized protein LOC133916737, which produces MAAYQTGIVSEPLMLNTETITQKATKYVAETDTKDKPIGYLDVFVHQARDIHNVCIYHKQDVYAKLCLTSDPDVSCSTKVINGAGRNPVFDESLRLNVRTVDASLKCEIWMLSRVRNYLEDQLLGFALVPLPDIVMGDGKLAQEFSLSSTDLFHTPAGFVQLSLSYIGCFPDVILISSPNKSVSRVSYSGNDSVVPSELEKIEFPDLNVVKENQIMVSKYLEMESLDSENPIKAENGKLLQSSAAVPSTNKLEEYQDESPLSCISTTGSSMALSATRQSVSEPTSEPSETTVEASPTQSQKEKNQDATDGEVDSSEAPPKDEVVKPVIGINFQLEQSVVQQDIVDMYMKSMQQFTESLAKMKLPLDVENSSSSNDDTDSSTTEKPSPSASNNSRVFYGSRAFF; this is translated from the coding sequence ATGGCAGCTTATCAAACTGGCATTGTATCTGAGCCGCTGATGCTGAACACTGAGACTATTACTCAGAAAGCCACCAAGTATGTTGCTGAGACGGACACCAAAGACAAACCCATAGGCTACTTGGATGTGTTTGTACACCAGGCACGCGATATCCACAACGTTTGTATCTACCACAAGCAGGACGTGTATGCAAAGCTGTGCCTCACAAGTGACCCTGATGTTTCATGCTCAACCAAGGTGATTAATGGTGCTGGGCGCAACCCGGTGTTTGACGAGAGCTTACGGCTCAATGTGCGGACAGTGGATGCTTCACTCAAGTGCGAGATATGGATGCTGAGCAGGGTGAGGAACTACCTGGAGGACCAGCTCCTTGGCTTTGCCCTTGTTCCTCTGCCAGACATTGTAATGGGTGACGGAAAGCTGGCCCAGGAGTTCTCCTTGTCATCTACTGACCTGTTCCACACACCTGCTGGATTTGTGCAGCTGTCCTTGTCATATATTGGCTGTTTCCCAGATGTAATCCTCATATCATCACCCAATAAGTCAGTGTCAAGAGTATCCTATTCTGGAAATGATAGTGTAGTTCCTTCAGAGCTCGAAAAGATTGAGTTCCCTGACTTGAATGTGGTGAAGGAGAATCAAATTATGGTCTCAAAATATCTCGAGATGGAGTCTTTGGATTCTGAGAACCCTATAAAAGCTGAGAATGGCAAATTGCTGCAGTCTAGCGCAGCTGTGCCTAGTACAAATAAGCTGGAGGAATACCAGGATGAAAGCCCTCTAAGTTGTATCTCAACCACAGGCTCCTCCATGGCACTTTCTGCTACACGTCAATCAGTTTCTGAGCCGACTTCTGAGCCGTCGGAGACCACCGTTGAGGCATCTCCCACACAAAGCCAGAAAGAGAAAAACCAAGATGCTACAGACGGTGAGGTTGATTCTTCTGAGGCACCACCGAAGGATGAAGTTGTCAAGCCTGTGATCGGCATTAACTTTCAGCTGGAGCAGTCAGTTGTCCAGCAGGACATAGTTGACATGTACATGAAGAGCATGCAGCAGTTCACAGAATCTCTTGCAAAAATGAAGCTTCCATTGGATGTTGAGAATAGTAGCTCCTCAAATGATGACACTGACTCCAGTACAACTGAGAAGCCATCCCCATCCGCATCAAATAATTCTAGGGTCTTTTATGGAAGCAGGGCCTTCTTCTAA
- the LOC133914458 gene encoding polyamine oxidase 1, which yields MSSSTAISLLLALTLVHYASLATAAGPRVIILGAGMSGISAGKRLSEAGITDLLILEATDHVGGRMHKVNFAGINVEMGANWVEGVNGGKMNPIWPIVNSTLKLRNFRSDFDYLSQNVYKEDGGVYDEDYVQKRIERADEVEDSGGKLSGTLHSSGRDDMSILAMQRLNDHQPNGPATPVDMVVDYYKYDYEFAEPPRVTSLQNTVPLPTFSDFGEDVYFVADQRGYEAVVYYLAGQYLKTDKSGKIVDPRLQLNKVVREITYSSNGVTVKTEDNSVYRADYVMVSASLGVLQSDLIQFKPQLPAWKVSAIYQFDMAVYTKIFVKFPKKFWPEGKGREFFLYASSRRGYYGVWQEFEAQYPDANVLLVTVTDEESRRIEQQSDNQTKAEIMEVLRKMFPSEDVPEATDILVPKWWSNRFYKGTFSNWPIGVNRYEYDQLRAPVGRVYFTGEHTSEHYNGYVHGAYLSGIDSAEILINCAQKKMCKYHVQGKYD from the exons ATGAGTTCCTCCACAGCCATTTCTCTCTTGCTAGCCTTGACCCTAGTACACTATGCATccctcgccaccgccgccggccccaGGGTCATCATCCTCGGCGCCGGCATGTCCG GTATCTCGGCAGGGAAGAGGCTGTCGGAAGCCGGGATAACGGACCTGCTGATTCTGGAGGCGACGGACCACGTCGGCGGCCGAATGCACAAGGTGAACTTCGCCGGCATCAACGTGGAGATGGGCGCCAACTGGGTGGAGGGCGTGAACGGTGGCAAGATGAACCCCATCTGGCCCATCGTTAACTCCACCCTCAAGCTCAGGAACTTCCGCTCCGACTTTGACTACCTCTCCCAGAACGTATACAAGGAGGA TGGCGGCGTCTACGATGAAGATTACGTCCAGAAAAGAATCGAGAGGGCGGATGAGGTGGAAGATAGTGGAGGGAAGCTCTCCGGCACGTTGCACTCCAGCGGCCGCGACGACATGTCCATCCTTGCCATGCAGCGTCTCAACGATCA CCAGCCGAACGGCCCGGCCACGCCGGTGGATATGGTAGTGGACTACTACAAGTACGACTACGAGTTCGCCGAGCCGCCGCGCGTGACAAGCCTGCAGAACACTGTCCCTCTGCCGACGTTCAGCGACTTCGGAGAAGACGTCTACTTCGTCGCCGACCAGCGAGGCTACGAGGCCGTGGTGTACTACCTCGCTGGGCAGTACCTCAAGACCGACAAGTCCGGCAAAATCGTCGATCCCCGGCTCCAGCTCAACAAG GTGGTGCGAGAGATAACCTACTCCTCGAATGGGGTCACCGTGAAGACGGAGGACAACTCGGTGTACAGGGCAGACTATGTCATGGTTTCTGCAAGCTTGGGAGTCCTTCAAAGTGATCTCATTCAGTTCAAGCCTCAGCTACCT GCATGGAAGGTTTCGGCGATCTACCAATTCGACATGGCCGTGTACACCAAGATCTTCGTCAAGTTCCCCAAGAAGTTCTGGCCTGAAGGGAAAGGGAGAGAGTTCTTCCTCTACGCGAGCAGCAGGAGAGGTTACTATGGAGTATGGCAG GAGTTTGAGGCGCAGTACCCTGACGCCAACGTCCTCCTTGTCACCGTCACCGATGAGGAGTCGAGGCGGATCGAGCAGCAGTCGGACAACCAGACCAAGGCAGAAATCATGGAGGTGCTGAGGAAGATGTTCCCCAGCGAGGACGTCCCCGAAGCGACAGACATCCTTGTCCCGAAATGGTGGTCGAACAGGTTCTACAAGGGCACCTTCTCCAACTGGCCAATTGGCGTCAACCGCTACGAATATGACCAGCTCAGG GCGCCGGTTGGGAGGGTTTACTTCACCGGAGAGCACACGAGCGAGCACTACAACGGATACGTCCATGGCGCTTATCTTTCAG GTATTGACTCTGCTGAAATTCTGATCAACTGCGCCCAGAAGAAGATGTGCAAGTACCATGTCCAGGGAAAGTATGACTAG